The sequence GATGCCGTCCGCCGCGATGGCGGCCTCGACCACCTCCTGGACGTCCAGGTCCTCGCGCGAGAGGACGTGCTCGCCCCGGACGATCATCGTGACCTTGACGCCGAGCCGGGCGTAGAACTGGCCGAGCTCGAGGGCGATCACGCCGCCGCCCCACACGATCAGGCTCGCCGGCAGGCGCGTGAGGTCCATGGCCTCGTCGCTGGTGATGTAGCCCGCCTCGGCGAGGCCCGGCACCGCGGGGACCGAGGGGGTCGAGCCGGTGGAGACGAGGAAGCGATCCGCGGTGTAGGTGACGCCGTCCACCTCGATGCGGTCGGGGCCGCTGAAGCGGGCCGACCCCTGGATGAGCCTTGCGTTGGGCGCCTTGCGGATGCCCTCGACTCGGTAGGCCTGGAAGCCCTTCACCAGCCGGTGCTGCCGCGCCATGATGGCCTGGAAGTCCGCCCTCACGCCCTCGACTTCGATCCCGAGCTCCGAGGTCTCGCGGATCAGCTGGAGGACGTCGGTGGTGCGCAGCATGGTCTTGGTGGGCATGCACCCGCGAAGGATGCAGAGGCCGCCGAGCGGCCCCTTGTCGACCATCGCGACCGACTTGCCGTGCGCGCCCAGGATCCGCGCCGCGTTGTAGCCCGCGCTCCCGGCCCCGATGATGATCGCGTCGAAGTGAGTCATGAGGGGCAGGCTTCTCCTGTATCGGCTGAGCGGGCAAGACCGCTCATTATCCCCCGCTCACGCGCGTTTGCCCAGTGGTCGTGCGTTTGGTCCGCGGCCTAAGTTTTGTATACTGCGCTCCACGCGGGCGGCCTCAGGCCCCCGGATCAGGGAGGTGCGATATGCAGCGCATCGTCATCGTCGGGGGGGGCTTCGGCGGGATCTACACCGCCCTCGCCCTCGAGAAGGCCTTGCGGGTGCGGGAGGACCTCCGGGTCACCCTGATCAACCGCACCAACTACTTCGTGTACTACCCCCTGATGCCCGAGGTGATCTCGAGCGGGGTCGAGCCTCGCCACGTGGTGGTGCCGCTGCGGACCCTCTTCAGGCGCGTCCGCGTCCTGGAGGCCGAGGTCCGCGCCCTCGACGAGAGCCGGCGCGAAGTCCTCGTCTATCGAGACGGCATGCAGGCGCGTCTGCCGTTCGACCACCTGGTGCTCGCGAGCGGCGTGGAGGCGAACCTCGCCGCCTTTCCCGCAGTGGCCGAGGTCGCCTTCCCCTTCAAGTCGGCCGAGGACGCGATCGCCCTCCACAACCAGATCGTGGACGCCTTCGAGGCGGCGGACTTCTCGGAAGAGCCGGCCGAGCGGCGCGCCCAGCTGACCTTCGTGGTGGTGGGCGGGGGGGCGACCGGAGTCGAGTGCCTGGGCGAGATCGAGGCCTATATCGAGGGGATCCGCCGCTACTACCCGCGCGTCGACCCGCGCGAGATCCGGCTGGTGCTGGTGGAGCTCGCCCCCCGCATCCTCGCCGAGGTCGGAGCGAGGCTCGGCGAGTATGCGGCCGATCGCCTGCGCCGTCGCGGCATCGAGCTTCACCTCGAAACCTCGGTCACCGACGCCGACTCGAGCCAGGTGCGGCTCTCCAACGGTGCGCTCATCCCGACCCGCACCCTGGTCTGGACCATCGGGACGGCCCCCACCGCCTTCACCAAGTCCCTCGATTTCCCGAAGGACGCCAAGGGCTACCTCAAGGCCGAGCCCACCCTCGAAATCGAGGGCCACCCCGGCGTCTGGGCCCTTGGCGATGCCGCACGGATCCCGGATCCCGACAACAGGCCTTACCCACCCACCGCCCAGCACGCGGTGCGCGAGGCCAGGCGCCTGGCCTCCAACCTGCTCTCGACGATCGACGGCCGGCCGCTTAAGCCCTACGTCTTCCACACGTACGGGACCTTCGTCTCGATCGGTGCCCACGACGGGGTCGCGGTGATCCGGGGCCGGCAGGTAAAGGGCTTGTTGGCCTGGCTCGCCTGGCGCGCGGTCCACTTCGGGCTCTTGCCCGGCGCCGAGCGCAAGCTGCGGGTCCTGGTGGACTGGCTCTTCTCGCGCAGCCGTCGCAAGGACGTGGTCCAGATCGGGCTGCGCCGGCCGGCGTCCCAGCTGGTGGTGACCCCGCGCGTCGCCTTCCTGCGCGAGGGCCTGGCGGTGCCGTCGTCGAGCGACGCCGAGCCGCCCTTGGTCTAGCGCTTCAGAAATCTCTCGCAAGAACGGAACCCGGTAAGGGGGGGCCGCGTCTAGGGGACAGCAGCCCGGGAGTGGGCTGGAAAATCAAGCGACGCCTCGATCCGAGGCGTTCTGCCGTCCTCTGGACTGAAAGGAGTCACCCCCATGTTCAAGAAGGCTTCCGCCCTCGTGCTCACCGTTTCCGCTCTCGGGCTGGTCGGCTGCGGCGCCCTGCCCGGCACCACCACCCCTCCGAGCGCCAAGGACGCCCAGATCAACGGCCGGGTGACCCACCTCGGCAAGGATCCCGGCCAGGAGCTGACCCTCTCGCTCAAGCGCTTCGACGGATCGAGCTTCCAGCGCCTCGGCACCAGCACCCGCAGCGACAGGCAGGGTCAGTACGCCTTCTCGGGCTTGAGTGCGGGCAAGTACCAGGTCTTCTACGACGACCAGGGCGAGGTGGTGGACGCGGCCGACGTCAACACCGTCGGCGCCTACGTGGACGCCTCGGTCCAGGTGGTCGAGATCGGCGCGAACGGCAGCGCCACCTCCAACTTCGACGTGGGCTGGCAGCTCTCGCCGACCATCAAGCCCAACGACGCCTTGCGGGTCGGCGGCTCCGATCGCTTCTCGTTCAGCTCCAAGTACGGCGACAGCGACGCCGAGTACCAGGTGCTGGTGGCCGACGGCGCAAAGCGCTCGGTCTGGTCCAGCGCCTGGACCAAGAGCACCAGCTTCGCATGGAACGGCAACGGCGGCAGCGAGACCAACAGCCCCACCCAGGCCTACGCCGGCACCGGCGCGCACTTCTACCAGGTCAAGTTCCGCAAGGCCGCGACGACCTTCGGCGGCGACGGCTACTACGGCCAGACCAAGTGGATCCCCTTCTCCGTGACCCGCTGAGCACCCTTCCTGCCCGTCGCGGCCGGCCCGGGCCCTCGCTTGTCGAGGGCCCGGGCCGTTTTGTATAGAACGGTGCTTGCATGGGTCAAGGGGCAAGAGTATATTAGTCCGGTTCAGCTCCCCTTTCGGGCGCCGCGCAGGACTGGTCCGCGTTTTCGCCCGGGTTATTAGGAAGCATCATGTATCTGATCGTCGGCTGCGGCCGATTGGGCGCCAGCCTGGCCATCCGCCTGGCCACCGAGGGCCACGAGGTCGTGATCCTCGACCACCTTCGCGAGAACTTCCACCTCAACCTCCCCCGGGACTTCAAGGGCAAGACGATCGCCGGCATGGAGATCGACGAGGCCATCCTCCGCCGCGCCGGGATCGCCCGCGCCAAGGCGGTCATCTGCGTGGCCCGCGACGAGAACACCAACATGATGGCCGCCGACGTGGCCCGCCTCATGTTCAACGTCCAGAACGTCATCGTCCGCATCGACCAGCCGAACCTGGTGGAGGCCTATCGTCAGGGCGGTTTCGAGGTCATCAGCCCCATCAGCATGGCCACCAGCGCCCTCGAAGCGAGCCTCTTGAAGGGCAAGGAACCGTAACGCCATGTACATTCTCATCGCGGGCGGCGGCAAGATCGGCCTCCACCTGATTCGCACCCTCCTCTGCAAGGGGCACGAGGTGGCCCTGATCGAGCGCGATCAGCGGGTCTGCGCCATGGTCGTCGACGAGTTCCAGGAGGTCGTCGTCCTGGCGGGCGACGCCACCAACCCGGAGCTGTTGCAGCGCGCCGACATCGCGCGCGCCGACGTGGTGGTGGCCGTGGCGGGCCGCGACCAGGACAACTACGTCCTCTGCAAGATGGCCAAGAACCTCTACGGGGTCAAGCGCACCCTCGCGCGGGTCAACGACCCGCGCAATGCCGACCTCTTCAAGCTCGCCGGGGTCGACTTCATCATCAGCGTCACCGCCATGGTGACCCGGGCCATCGAGTACGAGATCGTCCCCCACGACATCGCGACCCTCTTCACCTGGCACGGCCGCATGGCCATGGTCGAGGTGCTCATCCCGCCCAACAGCCCGGTGGTGGGGGTGCCCATCCGCAAGCTCGACTTCCCCGAGGGGGCCATCCTCTCGGCCATCTGGCGCGACGGCGAGGCCATGATCCCGCAGGGCGACACCACCCTCCAGCCGGGCGACGAGATCTTCGCCATGACCCTCCAGGGCCGCGAAGACCAGCTCCGCGCCACGCTGATCGGCTAGCCCCGTGGCCACGACGCAGCAAACCCGCGGCGGCACGGCGCCGCTGCCCAAGACCCATGCCCAGATCACCTGGTGGCTCGCCGCCGGCCTGGTCGGCGCCGACATCGGGACCTCGGTCTTCTACAGCACGGGGATCCTCTTCCCGCACGTGGGCTTCGCCGCCCCCTTCTTCATCCTGCTGGTGGTCGGGGCCATGTGGCTCTTCAAGGCGACCTACCAGGAGGGGACGGCGGTCGCGCCCATCAACGGCGGCGCCTACACCATGCTGCTCCAGACGGTCGGCCGTCGCTCCGGGTTGGTGGTGGGCAGCCTGACCATCCTCTCCTACCTGGCGACCGCGGTGGTGAGCGCCCTCTCGGGGGCCTACTATCTCTCGTCGCTCTGGCAGCACGCGCCCTGGCCCACGTGGCAGGTGGCCGCGGTCGCCGCGATCCCGGTGCTCCTCTTCGCCTTCCTCAACCTCTTCGGCCTGAAGGAATCGACCAAGCTGGTCTTCGGCATCGCGGCCTTCCACTTCCTGCTCCTCATCGTGATCGACGTCTGGGGCCTGTTCGTCGTCTTCACGCAGGGCGTCGACTGGTCACGCATCACCCATGGGGTCATGCATCTCGGCCCCCACGAGGCCATGCTGGGCCTGGCGGCGGCCTTCCTCGGGATCACGGGCTTCGAGACGGCCGCGCAGATCGTCGAGGAGCTCGAGGCCCCCTCCTGGAAGGCCATCCAGAAGATCTACCTGGCGATCGTCCTGCTGGTGAGCTTCACCGCGCCGGTGAGCTCCATGCTGTGCATGCTCCTGCTGGACGACGCGCAGCTCAAGACCTACAGCTCCAACATGCTCTCGGGGCTCGCCTTCACGTTGGGCGGAAAGCCGCTGCTCTACGTGCTGGTCATCGATGCCTGCCTGACCCTCTTCGCGGCGGTCAACACGGCCTACGCGGGCGCCACGGGCCTCATGACCACCATGGGCAAGCAAGGCAACCTGCCGTCGATCGTCCTTCACCAGTGGACCAAGCGGTTCTCCGCCTTCCAGGGCTACCCCTACGTCGCCCTGCCGTTCATGGCCATCTGCCTGCTGATGCTGCTCGCCTTGCCGGGCAGCGTCAACGAGCTGGGCGAGGTCTACGGCATGGCCTTCCTGGCGGTCATGGTGAGCTACTGCCTGGGCGTGGTGCTCTTGCGCCTTTACCAGCCGCACAAGATCGCTCGTTCCCCCTACCTGTCCCGGTGGGTGGCTCATTTCAGGGCCAAGGCGATCCCCATGGCCGCGGTGGCCGGCGGCGGGCTCTTGCTCTTCGCCGAGCTGGTCTTGCTGTTCACCGCCAAGAGCGCCCGGGATCTGGGGGTCCAGCTCTTCTTGATCGTCCTGCTGATCATGGTCTTCTACCGGCTGGGGCAGGTGGAGGGGCGAATGGTGCGCCTGCCGGACCTGCGCATCGGGCTGGGCAAGTTCCGCGACCTCGAGGAGTTGCCCGAGGACCTGCCGGTTTACGTCCTCTGCACCCCGGGGGCGACCCCGTCGCGCCTGGTGACGACCATCAGCTACCTCCTCAAGATCCACGGCCCCGACCCCATCGAGATCGTGCTCTTCCACGCCGAGGAGAAGGGCATGACCCACGGGGTGGTCTCCGAATCGCTGCAGCGCGTGGTCTCCCAGCAGCTCGAGGACTTCTTCTCCGAGCGGGATTTCATCCTGTCGGTCAAGGTCCTTCCCGGCAACCTGGCCGAGGTCCTGCCCGAGTACAAGAAGGTCAAGCGCATCGACCTGGTGTACATCACCAGTGGCCGGCTCCCCGAGCGCAGCGAGGCCATGCGCCAGCTGCTGGCCAACGAGCTGGGCCTCGACGTGATCCGCCTCGACGAGGCGAGCCTGCCCAAGGGGCCGGGCGCCTGGTTCAACCAGTGGGTCCAGGGCTTCCGCAAGCAGAAGGACTAAGCACGTATTGCCTGAATCAAACGTCTGCCTGCGTCCTCCCCGCCCCCCGGTGGGGCGGGGAATCAAGCGAACGTTTAGTTTCACACCGAGCTGCTTAGCCGCAAAAAAGGGGGACGAGCCACCGGCTCGCCCCCCTTTTTTGCGCGCGCTCAGGCGCGCTTGAAGAGCCAGTACGAGTAGAACACCGGCAGCAGGGCCGCGATCCCGACGGCCCCGAGGAACACGGCCAGGCTCCAGGGCTGCGGCAGGCACGCGCCCAGGATGGTGATCGCGCCCGCTGCGACCATCAGCTTGCCGCCCAGGCGGTGGGTCCGGTACCAGACCTCCTCGCTGGAGAGGGTCCAGGGGGTGCGGATCCCGATGAAGAAGTTGGATCGCACCTTGGGCAGGTAGTTGCCGAGCACCACGAAGAGGATCCCCAGCCCGACCATCATGCCGCTGAGGGGCAGGTGCTGGCCGGGGGTGACCGACGCCGACAGGGTCAGGTAGGTCAGGAAGAGCGCGAACGCGCACAGGATGCTCCGGATGATCTCCAGGACCTGGGGGGACTCGGCCAGGTGCCGTCCTCGCGGATCGAGCACGGGCAGAGCCCAGACGAGGGCGTAGAAGAAGGTCCCCATCACCGGGCCGATGAGCGCCCCGGTGGCCCTGGGCGCCCACTGGTCCGGATCACCGGCCATGCCCCAGTGGGTCGGCACCTGCTCGGGCAGCTGCGGCCAGTAGTAGGCCGCAACCCCCCAGCACGCTCCGACGAGCAGCAGGGGCAGCCATTCATTCCTGAGCGTCCAGCGCATTCCGCTCTCCTTTCCAGAGGCCCACCACGGTCGTGACCAGCTCCTCGAAGACGGTCAGGTTGAGGTGATAGGTGATGGTGGTGCCGTCCCGCTCGCCGTAGACCAGATCCGCCTGCTTGAGCTGGGAGAGGTGGTGCGAGATGGACGGCTTGGAGAGCGCGAAGTGGTCCGCGATCTCGCCCGCGTTCAGGGGGCGCTCTCGCAGCAGCGCGAGGATCTGCCGCCGCGTCGGATCGGCGACCGCCTTGAAGACCTCGTTCAGCGCCATGGAGAATCCCCCTTTTGCTTTCAGGATAGCATCGTACGACCCGAGATCAGCGCCGAGAGAGCAATTCGCTGCGGGAGAACTTGCGCACCGCGAGGAAGACCAGCCCGGCGTCGACGAGCCAGAAGACCGCGCCGAGCGCGATCGCAACCCATGTGCTGAGGTACAGGACGCCGGTCGCTTGCCCCACCACCAGCCCGAGGACGACGAGCACCAGGCTGCCTGCCGCCTGGTTGGCCTCCATGAAGGTGCTGACCTTGGTGGAGACCAGGACGGTGGCGGCCATGCCCATGACGGCGATCGCGGGGGTGACCCACAGCATCATGGGCCACCACTGGGCGGTCGGGAACCAGAGGCGCCCCATCACGTCGTAGCCGGCCGCGTTGGTCACCACCGCGTAGACGGCGAAGCTGCCCCACGCGAGCAGCACCGCCGGCACCACGGCCGCGAGCGTCTTGCCGACGAAGAGCTCGGCGTCGGTGGCCGGAGTGTAGAGCAGGGCCTCGAGGGTCTTGCGCTCCTTCTCGCCGGCGAAGGAGTCGGCTCCCACGATGGTGGAGAGCATCATCGGCAGGACCAGGAACATGGGCGCCATCAGGTAGCCGAGCATCAGCGTGACCATGGTCTGGCGATCGCTGAGGCCCGAAAGCTCGCGGGCGACGGCCGGGGGCATGTGCTGCCGAAGCTGCGCGAGCGTCTCGGCGGTCTTGGCCCCCTGCAGATCGCCCTGGCCCGAGGCGAAGAGGATGATGAGCGGCAGGACGACCACGAAGATGAGGGGGACCGTCAGTGAAGGCACGATCGCCGCGCGGTTCCGCGACACCTCCATCAGGTCCTTCTTGGCGATCGCCTTGATCCGGCGCCAGTTCATGCGTGCACCTCTCTTTCTTGCCGCTGGAGCTTGAAGTAGATGTCCGACAGGGAGGCCTCGTGGGGCTGGACCCGGCGGATCTCGGCCCCTTCCCCGACCAGGGCGCTGACGAGCCCCGCGATGCGCCGCTCGTCCGAGAGGCGTGCCGAGAGCACCAGGCCCGAGAGGCCGGCCTCCTGGATGCCTTGGAGCTCCAGGATGCGCTCGACCACGCCTTCCCGGGGCTGCGTGAGGAACTCGACCTCGACGCGATGCCCCTCGCCCAGCCGGCCGGCGAGCTCGGCGACCGTGCCTGCGGCGAGCAGGTGCCCGCGGTTGAAGAGGGCCACGCGATCGCAGAGGCGCTCGGCCTCTTGCAACTGGTGGGTGCAAAGGAAGATCGTGCGACCTTCCTCGCGGCTCAGCTGCTCGACAAGGTCGATCACCTGCTGGGCCGATTCCGGGTCGAGGCCCGCGGTCGGCTCGTCCAGGAAGAGCAGGGAGGGCTCGTGCAGGAGGGCGCGGGCGATCGCGAGGCGCTGCTTCATACCCTTGCTGAAGCCCCCGGCCCTGGTGTCGGCGCGCGCCTCGAGGCCGAGCAGGGACAGGAGCCGCGCGATCCTGCCTTCGATCTCGCGGTTTGGAACCCCGTACATCTGGGCGAAGATCGATAGGTTTTCCCGGGCGGAAAGCCGCTCGTAGAGCGAGGGCGTCTCGGTCAGGACTCCCGTCTGGGCGCGCAGGGCGCTGCCGTCGACGGTCGGGTCGAGCCCGAGCACGCGGCTCTTGCCGCGCGTGGGCTGAAGCAGGCCGTTGAGGAGCCGCACGGTGGTGGTCTTGCCCGCGCCGTTCGGCCCGAGGACCCCGAAGACTTCCCCCGGCTTGACCTGGAAGCTCAGGCCGTCCACGGCGCGGATCTCTCCGAAGGTGAGGGCGAGGTCTTCGACTTCGATGGCCATGGTCATGCGTACATCCTTTCGGGAGCTAGCCGAGCGACGCGGTGCCGACGGCCGAGAGGCGGCCCGTCCGGTCCAGGACCCAGACGCCGAGCGCGAGCAGCCCCATGCCGATCACGCCGAGCGCCCCGCCGATGAACGTGTGGTAGGAGAGCACCAGGAGGCTCAGGACGAACGACACGCTCTGGTTGATCAGCCCGTGGGCGTAGCTCGCCACGAAGATGCTGCCCGAGGCGTAGTAGAGCCATGCGAGCACCGCTCCCGAGAGGACGCAGAAGAGGGTCATCATGAGGATGCCCAGCACCGGATGGCCGGGGTAGTTGTAGCCCATGGCGATGAGCGGGGCGTGCCAGAGCCCCCAGATGACGCCGTGCAGCGCCAGGGCCCTGCGCGAGCCGAGCGGCAGCAGCCTGGGCAAGAGGTAGCCGCGCCAGCCGTACTCCTCGCCGAAGAGGGCAGGAAGGCCGAGGATGGGCCCCAGCACGATCCCCTGCAGCGCGGCGACGCCCAGGAAGGCCGGGCCCGTCAGGCCGAGGGGTTTACCCGCCTGCTCGGCGAGCCTGGTCATCATCGCCTGGGCCTTGGTCAGCCCCGTGTCGAGCGAGAGCCAGGGGGTGAGGGCCGAGAGCCCGAACGAGAGAATCACCCAGCCGAGCACGAGGCCCACGGCGATCGCGTAGTAGCGCTTCTTGCCCAGGCACAGCCCGCTGCCCTTGAAACCTTCCTTGGTCACCCACTTCCGGAACACCACCGCCACCATGGCGGGGAAGAGCATCTGGAGGCTCGCGCCGATGGCGAAGGCCTTGGGGTTGGAGAGGCCGCCCTGGAAGAAGACCCAGGCGTTCATGGCCCAGGTCAGGGCGAAGACGACGGCGAGGTACCAGCCGACGGGTTTCCAGTTCATGGTCGGGGTCATGGGCGAGGCTCCTTTTTAAGTCGATGTCTAATTAGATGATAATCGAAATAAGGAGCGAATCAACCCCCACCGCAAAAAAAGAGTGGCCGTGGGTTATCCCACGGCCTGCTTGGTCAATTTTCCGAGGGCGTCGAGCATCTCGCGCCGCGAGGAGTCGTCCTCGATCGCGTCGATGGTCTCGCTGAGCCAGGGGATGGCCCGGGGGTCGCCGATAGCGGCGAGGGCCTCGGCGCATGCGGCGCGTACCAGGGCATCCGGGTCGCGCAGGCGCGAGCCGAGGGGCTCGAGGGCGCCCGGGTCCGCGAAGCGCCCGAGGGCGTGGGCGGCGCGGGCGCGCACGTAGGGGTCGGGGTCTTCCAGGGCGCCGACGACGCTCGTGAACTCGACGGGGCCGCGCGAAGCCAGGGCGTCGACCGCGCGGGCGCGCAGGCCGGCATCGGGCGAGAGGAGCTGGGAGACGAGGGCCTGGTGGGCCTGCTGGTCGGCCGTGCCGAGGGTGACCATGGCCGCCTGGCGCATGGCCTCGACCCTGGGATCGCTCGAGGGCACCATCGCCTCGAGCGCGCCGAGGGCGCGCGGGTCGCCGATCATCGCCAGGGCCTCCATGGCGCCGAGCTGCATGGTGAGGCCGCCCTGCAGGGCCATCATGAGGATCTCGAGGGTCTCGGGGGCCTTGATCTTGGCGAGGGCCTCGGCGGCGAACGTCCTGAGCTCGGGGTCCTTGGACTGGATGGCCAGCAAGAGAGGCTGGATCCCGCTCGGAAGCCCCAGGTTGCCGAGCCCGATGGCGGCGCTGCGCTTGACCTGGAGCTCGTCGTCGAAGGCGAGGGTCTGCATGAGGTACTCGACGACCGAAGGATTGTTGGAGAGGCCGAGCACGATGGCCGCCTGGGAGCGGACGGCGGGATCGGGGTCGCGCAGGTCGAAGATGACCGAGTCCAGCGAGATGTCTTCGTTCAAGAGGGCCTCCTGCGGCGATCAGTGCTGGGTGTCGGCCGGTCTGAAGACCGACACGACCTTGAGACCCGTCAGGCGCCTGAGCTCGTCCTCGATGGCCATGGCCTCGTCTCGATCCAGGTGCTTGAGGGGAATGGCGGGATAGGGGGCGACGTCGTAGTTGCCGCGCGCCTCGACGAACCAGCCCTGCGGCACCGGGCGGGTGGGGGTGTTGAGCTGCACCTCGTCCGGGCGGATCCGGTTCAGGATCTCGGCGAAGGCCTCGAGCTCCTTGCGGTTCTGGGGCATGAACATCATCTGGATGGCCAGGTAGCCCTGGTACTCGGCGCGCAGGGCGAGGATCCCCTCCACGATGGAGTCGACCGTCACGCCCTCGACCGGCCGGTCGATGACCTGGAGGGTGCGATCGTCGGCGGCGTCGAGCTTGCAGAAGACCTTCTCGGCCTTCGCCAGGTCGCGGCGCACCTGGGGATCCTTGAGGGTGGTCGAGTTGGTCAGCACCATGACGGGCTTGCCCGTGGCGGCGTGGATGCCGTCGATCACCTCGGCGAGGTTGGCGGCGAGGGTGGGCTCGCCGCTGCCCGAGAGGGTGACGATGTCCGCTTCCTGCCAGTTGCTGTCCTTCAGGTCGCTGAGGACCCGCTCGGTCGAGACGTAGACCTTGCGCTCGAGGGTCGGCACCTGGATCTTGCCGAGCTGGCAGTAGATGCAGCGGAAGGAGCAGATGCTGGTGCTGTAGAGCAGGTCGATCCCGAGGCTCATGCCGACGCGCCACGAGCGCACCGGACCGTAGACGGTCGAGACGTTCGGGACAGCGGAGTCGGTTGAGGCGGTCGATGCTTTCACGGGATCCTCGCAGGCGGGGGGCCGTGTCCAGTTTACCACCGCAGGGGCGGTTTTTACAGGGCGTTCGCGCCCCGATCGGGGCCCTCGGGCCGGGGGAGATTGCCACCATCCCAGGGTCTTGGTGTAAGATAACGGCCGAGATCCCGGCTGCCTTTCTGCCGGGCGGTCGCCCTCGGTGAGCCCAAGGAGGTTCTTTCGCTTGAAGCGGTTCAGTCTCGCGGAGGCCAATGCGATGATCCCCGCCCTGTCCCGGCGCCTCGACGCCGCTCAGGCGGAACTCGATCCTCTGCGCCTGAGCGTCAAGGAGGCCAACGACATCCTCCTGGCGCGCGAGTGGCGCATGCGCCTTGCCCGTCAGGACGGTGCCCCCCCGCTCTCCATGGCGGAGCTTTCGGCCGACTGGGACGAGGCCGCAGCCGACCTGTTCGCCATGCGCGAGCACCTCTGCGAGCGTGAGACGGCCTGGACCCGCCTCTTCGCCCGGGGGGGCGTGCTGGTGCGCGACCTGCGCAAGGGCGCGCTCGACATCCCAGCCGAGCACGACGGGCAGCCGGTCTGCTTCTGCTGGCAGCTAGGTCAGCCGAGCATCCATTACTGGCACCCGGTCGGTGCCCACGACGAGGCCGATCCGCGCCCGCTCACCGGGCAAGCCTGATCACGCTGCAGGCGTGATCACTTTTCTCCAGCCAGCGCCCAGCGGACCTCCTCGATGACCGAGCCATCCGCTTCCGTCTCGAGGACCTGCTCGAGCGCATCACGGGCGCTGGCTCCGCCGATGCGCCCGAGGGCCCAGGCGGCGGCGCCGCGCACGCTCGAGTCGGCGTCCTCGCGCATGGCCTGGGCGAGCGCCGGCACGGTCGCGGGATCCCCGAGGTTGCCGAGCGCGATCG is a genomic window of Pantanalinema sp. containing:
- a CDS encoding CPBP family intramembrane glutamic endopeptidase, translating into MTPTMNWKPVGWYLAVVFALTWAMNAWVFFQGGLSNPKAFAIGASLQMLFPAMVAVVFRKWVTKEGFKGSGLCLGKKRYYAIAVGLVLGWVILSFGLSALTPWLSLDTGLTKAQAMMTRLAEQAGKPLGLTGPAFLGVAALQGIVLGPILGLPALFGEEYGWRGYLLPRLLPLGSRRALALHGVIWGLWHAPLIAMGYNYPGHPVLGILMMTLFCVLSGAVLAWLYYASGSIFVASYAHGLINQSVSFVLSLLVLSYHTFIGGALGVIGMGLLALGVWVLDRTGRLSAVGTASLG
- a CDS encoding NAD-binding protein — translated: MYLIVGCGRLGASLAIRLATEGHEVVILDHLRENFHLNLPRDFKGKTIAGMEIDEAILRRAGIARAKAVICVARDENTNMMAADVARLMFNVQNVIVRIDQPNLVEAYRQGGFEVISPISMATSALEASLLKGKEP
- a CDS encoding ABC transporter permease subunit, producing MNWRRIKAIAKKDLMEVSRNRAAIVPSLTVPLIFVVVLPLIILFASGQGDLQGAKTAETLAQLRQHMPPAVARELSGLSDRQTMVTLMLGYLMAPMFLVLPMMLSTIVGADSFAGEKERKTLEALLYTPATDAELFVGKTLAAVVPAVLLAWGSFAVYAVVTNAAGYDVMGRLWFPTAQWWPMMLWVTPAIAVMGMAATVLVSTKVSTFMEANQAAGSLVLVVLGLVVGQATGVLYLSTWVAIALGAVFWLVDAGLVFLAVRKFSRSELLSRR
- a CDS encoding NAD(P)/FAD-dependent oxidoreductase → MQRIVIVGGGFGGIYTALALEKALRVREDLRVTLINRTNYFVYYPLMPEVISSGVEPRHVVVPLRTLFRRVRVLEAEVRALDESRREVLVYRDGMQARLPFDHLVLASGVEANLAAFPAVAEVAFPFKSAEDAIALHNQIVDAFEAADFSEEPAERRAQLTFVVVGGGATGVECLGEIEAYIEGIRRYYPRVDPREIRLVLVELAPRILAEVGARLGEYAADRLRRRGIELHLETSVTDADSSQVRLSNGALIPTRTLVWTIGTAPTAFTKSLDFPKDAKGYLKAEPTLEIEGHPGVWALGDAARIPDPDNRPYPPTAQHAVREARRLASNLLSTIDGRPLKPYVFHTYGTFVSIGAHDGVAVIRGRQVKGLLAWLAWRAVHFGLLPGAERKLRVLVDWLFSRSRRKDVVQIGLRRPASQLVVTPRVAFLREGLAVPSSSDAEPPLV
- a CDS encoding autorepressor SdpR family transcription factor translates to MALNEVFKAVADPTRRQILALLRERPLNAGEIADHFALSKPSISHHLSQLKQADLVYGERDGTTITYHLNLTVFEELVTTVVGLWKGERNALDAQE
- a CDS encoding TrkA family potassium uptake protein; this encodes MYILIAGGGKIGLHLIRTLLCKGHEVALIERDQRVCAMVVDEFQEVVVLAGDATNPELLQRADIARADVVVAVAGRDQDNYVLCKMAKNLYGVKRTLARVNDPRNADLFKLAGVDFIISVTAMVTRAIEYEIVPHDIATLFTWHGRMAMVEVLIPPNSPVVGVPIRKLDFPEGAILSAIWRDGEAMIPQGDTTLQPGDEIFAMTLQGREDQLRATLIG
- a CDS encoding APC family permease; protein product: MATTQQTRGGTAPLPKTHAQITWWLAAGLVGADIGTSVFYSTGILFPHVGFAAPFFILLVVGAMWLFKATYQEGTAVAPINGGAYTMLLQTVGRRSGLVVGSLTILSYLATAVVSALSGAYYLSSLWQHAPWPTWQVAAVAAIPVLLFAFLNLFGLKESTKLVFGIAAFHFLLLIVIDVWGLFVVFTQGVDWSRITHGVMHLGPHEAMLGLAAAFLGITGFETAAQIVEELEAPSWKAIQKIYLAIVLLVSFTAPVSSMLCMLLLDDAQLKTYSSNMLSGLAFTLGGKPLLYVLVIDACLTLFAAVNTAYAGATGLMTTMGKQGNLPSIVLHQWTKRFSAFQGYPYVALPFMAICLLMLLALPGSVNELGEVYGMAFLAVMVSYCLGVVLLRLYQPHKIARSPYLSRWVAHFRAKAIPMAAVAGGGLLLFAELVLLFTAKSARDLGVQLFLIVLLIMVFYRLGQVEGRMVRLPDLRIGLGKFRDLEELPEDLPVYVLCTPGATPSRLVTTISYLLKIHGPDPIEIVLFHAEEKGMTHGVVSESLQRVVSQQLEDFFSERDFILSVKVLPGNLAEVLPEYKKVKRIDLVYITSGRLPERSEAMRQLLANELGLDVIRLDEASLPKGPGAWFNQWVQGFRKQKD
- a CDS encoding ABC transporter ATP-binding protein encodes the protein MTMAIEVEDLALTFGEIRAVDGLSFQVKPGEVFGVLGPNGAGKTTTVRLLNGLLQPTRGKSRVLGLDPTVDGSALRAQTGVLTETPSLYERLSARENLSIFAQMYGVPNREIEGRIARLLSLLGLEARADTRAGGFSKGMKQRLAIARALLHEPSLLFLDEPTAGLDPESAQQVIDLVEQLSREEGRTIFLCTHQLQEAERLCDRVALFNRGHLLAAGTVAELAGRLGEGHRVEVEFLTQPREGVVERILELQGIQEAGLSGLVLSARLSDERRIAGLVSALVGEGAEIRRVQPHEASLSDIYFKLQRQEREVHA
- a CDS encoding SdpI family protein; its protein translation is MRWTLRNEWLPLLLVGACWGVAAYYWPQLPEQVPTHWGMAGDPDQWAPRATGALIGPVMGTFFYALVWALPVLDPRGRHLAESPQVLEIIRSILCAFALFLTYLTLSASVTPGQHLPLSGMMVGLGILFVVLGNYLPKVRSNFFIGIRTPWTLSSEEVWYRTHRLGGKLMVAAGAITILGACLPQPWSLAVFLGAVGIAALLPVFYSYWLFKRA